DNA sequence from the Acanthochromis polyacanthus isolate Apoly-LR-REF ecotype Palm Island chromosome 5, KAUST_Apoly_ChrSc, whole genome shotgun sequence genome:
GGATGAGCAGCaaagtgacactgtgctgcGAGTCTTTAACATCCTGCAAAACATGACTGAGCttaattaaattgtttacatTATGAACCTTAAACACTTGCATTTTTAATCAGTCTGTTCCCAGGTGTGCCACCACTCTTACGGTGAGTCCAACAGCAGAAAGCATCCTCTCCAGACTGTTTGCTTCAGCTGTATCCAACATTTGCCTGTTTTCTGAATGTAAAACCTTAAGTATAAACAGTGAAACACACTGCATGCCTTGCTCTTCTGTGTCTACAGGGAGCCAGTAAGTCATTAGAATATGTAAATGAAGAACCTATAGCCTGGATTGACTTTATCTGCACGCCCATGCACACTTTTAAGCTCTCTATCACTCCTCCAGTCGATTTCTTCGATCAAGGCTCTGTCACTGATGACTGGATTGCATGCCATTCTAAACCTTTTAACCTGGATAACCTGCTGCTGAGctgcacacacaaagcacaTCTCATTCAGTTCATAACATTAACTATGTTTTAGTAGAAACcttgttctttgttgttgttgtttttgagcaccattagatttaataatGCATACTTTGTGTTTCAAATTACCTATTTCAACCCAAGGCATTTGCTTTTTCTCAAAACTAGAACTAGACATTCGCTACATGCAGGATATAATAGAACAGCTTTGTGCATTCAAATAAGAAGAATTTAGTTGCTTACCTCGAAGTAGCAACGAATCCCGGCTATTCCtctgtctgctgtgtttctCTCCCAACAACTGACCCGCAGCTTTGAGTTCCTGTGCAAAAGACAGCAAACAGTTGCGATGCCGGTTCACAAAGAGGCAGCAGGAGAGACAGAATCACCTGTGAGTTGAACCCTGCGCTGCTGAACTGATGCTGCCGTCAGGATCTTCCGTGCGTCTGCGAGAGCGAGCGGCTCCGGGCCACGCGCTCTGTCTCCGAATGCGCGTTCACGCGGTCGCAAGAGAGTTGAAATTTACAACCGAAAACAGAAAGCACGCGAACACGTCACCACAGGTCTTTATTAGCATCCAAATgtgacaccaaaaaaaaaaagaaggagctCAGGGTGTGTGACACATACAGTGCCTGTTAAAAGTCACATACCCCCCATAGAAATGTTctccttttgttgcttttcgaCATTGAATCATGGTTAATCcgatacactttttttttaaaacaagaatttacaaagaaGAATCTTACTTGTCAAAGTGAAAGCAGATTActacatctaaaatctaaatagtaaaaaagtgactgcaaaaataTCCCCCTCaccctttaaagtgactcacctaattgaacacaggtgcagccagttgatgctagaagtcacacaattagtgaaataaaGATCAAGAGTGCAGCAGATCAAGTGATTGTAGCACAAAGACTCCTGTGTGTgaaaggtccagtcactggtgaatcagtaTTCCTGCTTATAACTACAGCATGAAGACAAAAGGGAATGATGCAAGAGCATTTCCAAGTTACTGAATATCCCTTAAagtacagttaaatccatcattaagaaatagAGGGAATGTGGCACATTTGTAAATCTGCCCAGAGGAGGCTGTCCACAAAAAATGAGTGAGTGAAGCAATATGGCACAAGTGAGGGCGGCCACCGAGACACTTCTGACGCCTCTGAAGGAGTTAtgagcttcagcagctgagatgggagagaaaGAACAAACAACAGGCTGTTTTTCACCAATTAAAGGATTAtcaagtcaactggaagaagattctttggtctgatgagaacAAAAGTGAGCTTTTTGACATCAGACGAACACTGTAtgttcagaggagtcataggtgggTGAGCAGGGGCATGAATACTTTTTACTTACTGTAAGCCTGTACATAGGATTTATACATTTTAGCTAATGGCTTTATTTACTATTATTCACCAGCTGTCTCGAATGGGCTGGCTGCTAGGTTGTGGAGAATCCTCCTCCACCTAAAAGCtactttaaattgttttttaaaacaacaatgcACTGTTAGGTTATTTAAGCTGCATTTCAGTTGGAGTGCTACAGAAAATCTGGTCCAAAAAGCATTTATGAGGAAACTATCAAACATTGACAACTGCAGATTTGATGGATTATGGTGGAAAATACTTGCtaatatttatacatttactgCAGATTTGATGATCATCAGAAGGCAGTGAAGTCACTAAAGGTTTGGTGATCATTCTTCTGGAAGCCCAGTATTTATGATAAATGACAGTTGTGTTGAGTCATCAGACAGGAAATCACCATCCAAGCAAACAGCAGATAGATAAGAGACAGCAGTAGGCACCACAATAATTACACATTCATGCAGTAATCACATTAGTGGTTTACTGGCATTCAGACCTGCCctatgtaaaatagaaactaTAAACAGCAATCAGCTGAGGTGGTTGCTCTTAAACTGTCTTAGGACTGCTTTGTGAAATGTTAGTCAGTGCTGTTAAATAGGCTGTTAGCTGCAACTTATAGAAAATTGTGTTTCTCTCACCTTAGTTTATTAAGCACTTATTAAGCGCAACAGCTAAGTTCTGAGCTACTGATCCTAAGGTCAGAGGTTCAAACCACGATGTGGCCACTATTTAGCACTTGAGAAAGGCCTTTAACCGCTCTGACCTCCCCAACTGGGGGGATATGCGAAAACATaatttccctctggggattAATACATATGAGGAAGAAAAATAGTAGTAAAAGCTTAAAAATGATTGGAAAGGCAAATCTCTCAATAAAAGCACTGATAATTCTTTGTTGGCCTGCTTGTTGGGACTTTGAACCATCCAAGAGcaactgaaaatgtcatttttaattccCTCACTTTGCTccagtgatgcagaaatgtcGTCCAGGAAGTTGTCAGCACACTCAGACATCACTGCAGCGTCCTGTCAGAGGTCAGATATGTAACTTTCAAACAGATACAGgaataaaaactgcttttaactGTCATTGTTTCAGATCTAACACATAATATAGTGATAGCTAATAGTAAATAACATCTGATCAATATGCAGTGTTACAGGGTCGGCATTGTCAGCATCAGTGCGTCTTTCCCCATAAATTATGATTTAAATAAGTTGCACAAAATTACTGTAAAGGCTGCTCTCGACCCTGGACCTGTTTATCTTGGTATCTGTTCAATCAAGTGACCTTTGTTGAGCTTTAAATAAGtaaatgtgtgtcagttttGTAAGATAATCAGATAACATCTCAAGAAAATTAGATCAGTGTGCACCTAATTTCATACAGGGAGCAGATGTTGTGAAGCAGTGGGGCTGAAAATTCTGAGAAATGCTGCTATAAAGAGCTAAAGTGTTATACCACAGTCACCTTGTGTAGCTAAATTAGATCAGAAAATGTGTgtctcaaaagaaaaacagaagcttGTTGTGCCAGGAGCAGGAGGGAGAATCTCAAAGAAAGCAGAAGAGTTAAAGTTTCTAAAAGAGAAACCAAATCAAAGGTTGACAAACGAGTTACCATATGACAATACACTGTGATATGTGAGTTTCTCCCTCTGCGGTCTTTCACAAACCTCAGAACATTGTCAGCTGTGTAGCTCAGAGATAAGGGGATGAtcgatttgttttccagcacagGCAGACAGTCAACCTTTTGCTGTTCAAATTTAATTACACCGAACAAGAGAAAAAGATGGGAGGATATGGGACAGAGCTGGCGAGTAATGGCAAAGAAGATATTGCCTGGACATAAAGAGAGAGATGAAGGATTGATTGATGAAGGAGAGATGCTGCAGAGTGTCTGCGAGAAGATATTGTAAGTAACTCAGTGACGAGCTGTGCAGTCAACGCTGCCTTTTTAGATTGTACCAGCAACATCTGCTGACATCTGCTGGACATCTGTGAAACTGTAAATGCAGCACAGACATGTTTTGGTTGGCAGTCACTTCCAACAATGTTCTTCAATAATGTCCTCCAGCTTGTCTTTATTGACTGGACTCTGTTTGTTTTAACTgtagtctttgttttgtgtgaggTTCAGCTTATTTAACCTGGCAGACCATGAACTGAATATCTTcctttgttttcactttggaCTGCcaagttttgtgtgtttgcagctcTGACTCTTGCAATCTGTACCTTGAACTATGCATGAGGCCATGCACCATCTAATAACCGAACAACATCCTGGTTGCCATGGTAATTCATCTCAGTCCAGACAAATAGCACGCCAGTGAACCCTGATAATAGGAcgtcatccctccatccctccatccatgaCAGAAAAGGCCAAATTTGTACCAAAAACTTTGTAGCTGTGTAAAATAATCACTTGATATTTGCTTCAACTGcactttaaaatgcatttttatacaGCATGATGGCTGTAGATTTTCCCTCCCTTTTTACTTTGCAGTTACATTATGAAGGGAGGAGCCCGCCAAATCCTTTAAGTAAAAAGTACTAATGCTAGActgtaaaaatactccattGCAAGTTAAAGTGCTTTAGAAAGTTAAAGTATGTCAGTACATTCAGAAAAATTGTAAAAGTGTTAAAAGTGAAGAATGTTTACAGTTATATATGTGTAGTTGGTtagatttattttcattgtggaTACGTCTGTTGACTATTTTATCAACTAAATGACTGATTATTCTATTCTAATGTGACCTCGAGGAAACAACTTCACAATGCTCAAACTGattctcaggaaaaaaaatttaattgttaagaaaaagaaatgtttggcagttttgtatgaaaaatagttttgatgATATCTTGTGAGTGGCAAAAGTTGATGTGTAACACTACTTAATAAATGTAGTGGAGCAGAAGTACGAAGTGGCATACAAAAAACACTAAAGGAAAAGTAATTCAAATTTGTCCTTATTTGTAGTACATGGTTAAGTATACTAGGTTATATTCCACAACTGACTATTCATTATATataacattattgttgttattattctggtcatttatttcagtaaacGTCCCGATACATaatgcaaaatgtgaaaaatcctACTTGAGTAGAAAATGCTGCAAGTGGAGCTTGTTTGAACGACTTCATATACAGTTTTACAGTATATACGcagacagcagataaatctgaaGGGTAGTCAGATGGTTATTAAGAagaaaaaattcagaaaagCAGATCTGTTTTAAGTTTTAGGACTCCTTCTCTCATGTTTAGGTGAGATACTGAatcatttggacatttttctgaAAGGAAACCAAGttcagagggggaaaaaaatcacagtttgatGAATGTTAACAATTTGTAGACATTTgaaaagcaaaatgtaaaatcttCATCCTTAAAGTGTGCAATCAATGTAGTGGATTAGAAACTACAattttccctctgaaatgtagtggaaGTATAAAGAAGCATGAAATGGAAACGCACAGATAAAGTACTTAACTACTTTCCACCACTTCATATGAGCACGTTTTAAAATCATCAGCAAAATAAAGTATAATGAATATTTGAGTAAAATTCTCTCACAGCATCTCATGAAAGTTGTGGCACCTTGAGCTCAGATTGAGACCAGTGAAGCAGCAAACGAGAGGTCTGCTCCCATCATGCAGCGCCTCTGTGCTCCAGAAAGCGGCACTAGTTCTATTAAATGTTCATCCACGACTTGAGGTTAGTTGACGAACGTAAACATGAAAATGCGCCGTGGCCCAAACTCACACAGCAGCCAAACAACAGCCTCACTTTTAGAAGCACTGAAAGGAAACTGTGGTTTTGCCTTAAAGCCAACACAAATCTCCAACTCCATTTTTACACTGAAACAAATGTTGGGACAGAACAGCTGAGAGATTAtatgaacacaaaacaaagacaggtACCACAACAACAGGATTTATTGCATTCAAAGCAGATTAAAAGACTACAGCTTATTAACAGACTATAGTCATGTCTGGATGCACACATGTGCACGTGTTAATCAGCAAACAAAAGAGTGCAAAGGcttggtgtgtgtttgagtttataTACAAAAGAGTGTATTCTGATAGCATGactctgtgaatgtgtgtgtgcccttagagaaacattttaacacaaagTGAAGTCTTCAAAGTGCCTTTACAATACTACACATTGGTACAGAGGAAGACAGGGCGGCAGAGATGAGCAAAGTCACAGAAGCGCTGAGGCGGATGACGGATCTACCCTCCGTCTGATGTGTGTGGCAGCGTGTGATGGTGTGTGTGCGGCTGAGCGGGTTTATCAGAGTGTTTGTCTGAGTGGGGCAGAGGGAGAGACTGGACGCTGCTCAGGGTGTCGGATAAAGACGGAGCTGCATCCACCACGTTGTCCGCAGGATACAGCTGCATCACCGCCCCCTCCTGGGCGCCTTCCTTACTGCATGACTGGCAGCTGCAGTGGAAGATCCTCTCCACCAGTTTATCCACTCGAGGAGAGTCTTCACTGCCCGGACAGTCCAGAGTCACCTGTGTGCACACGGACGCATTTATACATTAGGGCTGACGCGACACCAGATTCTTATTACATGACTGATGCCACCAAAACAAACTCGTGGTAGCAATATTATTGCTGCATCAGTAGAAAGCAAAATACTGCTAACAGTTAACAtcttctttaaccctttgatgtacAACAAAGGTGATaagtgacccatattcaatggCATATGGGTCACTTATCGCCtttgttgtgcatcaaagggttatgTTGGTTTATTgtatgttttgttgctttttaggCAAATAAATTCCACTCAAAATACAAGTGCAAGGAGGAGGGCAGAGAATCTGTAACCGTGACTGCACTGTATGTTGTTCCTCTGTGTTAATGTGCTGGattatttacagcatttttcccgACATgatataaatatttcatttcacttGTAGTTGCATATAACAGTCCTCATGAGCAGCCTGCTGCACTGAGAGCAAAAAAGTAGACACTAAATTAGTCAGAAGAGCTGTTTCAAAATGTTTATACATCTATTGTTACTctatttacatttacatcataagtttctttaaaaataatgtaatttcatGGTGTACTGACATATTTAGTGAGATGTTTAACTGTGGTTTTCCTTAATCTCCTTCTaacaaaatattattattaataggaacatttttacaaatcCAAGTGCTTCACAatgcagccaaaaaaaaacagacaagtcCTAAAGTGATGAGAATTTAAAAGACAGATTAAAAAACACTACTCGGtgcattaaaaacaatacagtgtGAGAAAAGGTAAGACATGTTATTGAAAGAAATAAATGACAGTTCAAACTAa
Encoded proteins:
- the nbl1 gene encoding neuroblastoma suppressor of tumorigenicity 1, whose product is MWQRIQICCALFALHSAAPPAHINRLALFPDKSAWCEAKNITQIVGHTGCQPRSIQNRACLGQCFSYSVPNTFPQSTESLVHCDSCMPAQTQWEVVTLDCPGSEDSPRVDKLVERIFHCSCQSCSKEGAQEGAVMQLYPADNVVDAAPSLSDTLSSVQSLPLPHSDKHSDKPAQPHTHHHTLPHTSDGG